One stretch of uncultured Methanobrevibacter sp. DNA includes these proteins:
- a CDS encoding V-type ATP synthase subunit D produces the protein MAQDIIDGINPTRMELLSLKNRTKLAVKGHGLLKEKRDALIKEFFDILDRVKGIRENAEKSLSEANDALLEAQIAMGDLAVKKAALSVKESIDVEITSRSVMGVAVPVTDVKMEKRSIIDRGYGFADTTIQLDEAAKKYEESIKYLIELGEVEKTIFLLAEEIEATKRRVNALEHIMIPRFQNTEKYIDMRLQEMERENFVRLKMIRSTIEKNEKAAAAAEAAANAEN, from the coding sequence ATGGCACAAGATATTATTGATGGAATTAATCCAACTCGTATGGAATTATTATCCCTTAAAAATAGGACTAAACTAGCTGTTAAAGGGCATGGTTTACTCAAAGAAAAAAGGGATGCTTTAATTAAAGAGTTTTTTGATATCTTGGATCGTGTCAAAGGTATTCGTGAAAACGCAGAAAAAAGTCTAAGCGAAGCAAACGATGCTTTACTTGAAGCTCAAATTGCAATGGGTGATTTGGCTGTTAAAAAAGCAGCATTATCTGTAAAAGAATCCATTGATGTTGAAATTACTTCAAGAAGTGTTATGGGTGTAGCAGTACCTGTTACTGATGTCAAAATGGAAAAAAGATCCATTATTGATAGGGGTTATGGTTTCGCTGATACCACAATTCAATTAGACGAAGCTGCTAAGAAATATGAGGAATCTATTAAGTATTTAATCGAGCTGGGTGAAGTGGAAAAAACTATTTTCCTCCTCGCTGAAGAAATCGAAGCTACTAAACGTAGGGTAAATGCTTTGGAACATATTATGATTCCAAGATTCCAAAATACTGAAAAGTATATTGATATGAGACTCCAAGAAATGGAAAGGGAAAACTTCGTTAGATTGAAAATGATTAGATCAACAATTGAGAAAAATGAAAAAGCTGCAGCAGCTGCTGAAGCAGCAGCAAATGCAGAAAATTAA